Proteins encoded by one window of Sardina pilchardus chromosome 7, fSarPil1.1, whole genome shotgun sequence:
- the gdi1 gene encoding rab GDP dissociation inhibitor alpha — translation MDEEYDVIVLGTGLTECILSGIMSVNGKKVLHMDRNPYYGGESSSITPLEELYKRFDLPDSPPESMGRGRDWNVDLIPKFLMANGQLVKMLLYTEVTRYLDFKVVEGSFVYKGGKIYKVPSTEAEALASNLMGMFEKRRFRKFLVFVANFDENDPKTFEGVDPKSTTMGEVYKKFDLGQDVMDFTGHALALYRTDDYLEQPCLETINRIKLYSESLARYGKSPYLYPLYGLGELPQGFARLSAIYGGTYMLNKPVEEIVMEGGRVVGVKSEGEVARCKQLICDPSYIPERVRKVGQVIRVICILSHPIENTNDSNSCQIIIPQNQVNRSSDIYVCMMSYAHNVAAQGKYIAIVSTTVETDAPEAEVEPALDLLKPIDQKFVAISDLYEPTDDGTESQIFASGAYDATTHFETTCNDIKDIYKRMTGTDFDFENMKRKQNDVFGEDEQ, via the exons ATGGATGAGGAATATGATGTGATCGTTCTAGGAACTGGACTTACG GAGTGCATCCTCTCTGGGATCATGTCTGTGAATGGGAAGAAGGTGCTGCACATGGACAGGAACCCGTACTACGGGGGAGAGAGCTCCTCCATCACTCCTTTGgaggag CTATACAAACGCTTTGACCTACCAGACAGCCCGCCAGAGTCtatggggagaggaagggactGGAACGTGGATCTGATCCCTAAATTTCTTATGGCAAATG GCCAGCTTGTCAAGATGCTGCTCTACACAGAAGTGACCCGATATCTGGATTTCAAAGTGGTGGAAGGGAGTTTTGTGTATAAGGGGGGGAAGATCTATAAAGTCCCCTCAACTGAAGCGGAGGCACTCGCTTCAA acCTTATGGGAATGTTTGAGAAGAGAAGGTTCCGAAAGTTCCTGGTCTTTGTGGCCAACTTCGATGAGAATGACCCCAAAACCTTTGAAGGGGTTGATCCCAAAAGCACCACAATGGGGGAGGTCTACAAAAAGTTTGACCTAGGCCAGGATGTGATGGACTTCACAGGACACGCCCTGGCTCTCTATAGGACTGACGA TTACCTTGAGCAGCCCTGCCTGGAGACCATAAATCGTATCAAATTGTACAGTGAGTCTCTGGCTCGTTATGGGAAGAGTCCCTATCTCTACCCACTCTACGGGCTGGGAGAACTCCCACAGGGCTTTGCCAG GTTAAGTGCAATCTATGGAGGGACCTACATGCTGAACAAACCTGTGGAGGAGATTGTGATGGAGGGCGGGCGCGTGGTGGGGGTCAAGTCCGAGGGAGAG GTGGCACGCTGCAAGCAGCTCATCTGCGACCCCAGCTACATCCCAGAGCGCGTCCGGAAGGTGGGCCAGGTGATCCGTGTCATCTGCATCCTCAGCCATCCCATCGAGAACACCAACGACTCCAACTCCTGCCAGATCATCATCCCCCAGAACCAGGTCAACCGCTCCTCAG ATATCTACGTGTGCATGATGTCGTACGCCCATAATGTGGCGGCTCAGGGGAAGTACATCGCCATCGTCAGCACCACCGTGGAGACGGACGCCCCTGAGGCCGAGGTGGAGCCAGCGCTGGACCTGCTCAAGCCAATTGACCAGAA ATTTGTGGCCATCAGTGATCTGTATGAGCCTACTGATGACGGGACCGAAAGCCAG ATCTTTGCCTCGGGGGCCTATGACGCCACCACCCACTTTGAGACCACTTGCAACGACATCAAGGACATCTACAAGCGCATGACAGGaactgactttgactttgagaaTATGAAGCGTAAACAAAATGATGTGTTTGGCGAGGACGAGCAGTAA